In Thauera aromatica K172, one DNA window encodes the following:
- a CDS encoding sulfurtransferase TusA family protein, with product MNFDKDVDARGLNCPLPILRAKKALAELKAGQILRVVATDPGSVKDFQAFARQTGNELVGQGETEDAAFEFFLKRK from the coding sequence ATGAATTTCGACAAGGATGTGGACGCCCGCGGCCTGAACTGTCCGCTGCCGATCCTGCGCGCGAAGAAGGCGCTGGCCGAGCTCAAGGCCGGGCAGATCCTGCGCGTGGTGGCGACCGACCCCGGTTCGGTGAAGGATTTCCAGGCGTTTGCCCGCCAGACCGGCAATGAGCTGGTCGGGCAGGGCGAGACCGAGGACGCTGCGTTCGAGTTCTTCCTCAAGCGCAAATAA
- a CDS encoding phosphate ABC transporter ATP-binding protein: MATPTMADDILPLRIRDLRYAPGGREVLAGVDLELGAEGITLVLGPNGAGKSVLLRTICGLIRPCGGDIEWGGTRWEEGAPPGHRVKMVFQHPMVLRASVLDNVALGLKPLGVMRGERRRRAQAVLARVGLAHRAADSARQLSGGEQQRLALARAWLTRPRLLLLDEPTASLDPSASAEVERIIREIRTDGTRILMVTHNLGQATRLGDDIVFMAAGRVCEQTPVQRFFARPQSEAARLFIQGELPWRLAF, from the coding sequence TCTGCGCTACGCGCCCGGCGGCCGCGAAGTCCTCGCCGGAGTCGATCTGGAGCTCGGCGCGGAAGGCATCACCCTGGTGCTGGGGCCGAACGGCGCCGGCAAATCGGTGCTGCTGCGTACGATCTGCGGCCTGATCCGGCCCTGTGGCGGCGACATCGAGTGGGGTGGTACGCGATGGGAAGAGGGCGCTCCGCCCGGGCATCGGGTGAAAATGGTGTTCCAGCATCCAATGGTGCTGCGTGCCAGCGTGCTCGACAACGTCGCCCTCGGCCTGAAGCCGCTCGGCGTGATGCGGGGGGAACGGCGGCGGCGGGCGCAGGCGGTGCTGGCGCGGGTGGGGCTGGCACACCGCGCCGCCGACAGCGCGCGCCAGCTCTCCGGTGGCGAGCAGCAGCGTCTGGCGCTGGCGCGGGCGTGGTTGACCCGGCCCCGGCTGCTGCTGCTCGACGAACCCACCGCCAGCCTCGACCCTTCCGCCAGCGCCGAGGTCGAGCGCATCATCCGCGAGATCCGTACCGACGGCACGCGGATCCTGATGGTCACCCACAACCTTGGCCAGGCCACCCGCCTCGGCGACGACATCGTCTTCATGGCCGCCGGCCGGGTGTGCGAGCAGACGCCGGTGCAGCGTTTTTTCGCCCGCCCGCAGTCGGAGGCGGCACGGCTTTTCATTCAGGGAGAGTTGCCATGGAGGCTGGCGTTCTGA
- a CDS encoding ATP-binding protein: MEAGVLIRSGWGRAWRRVALLVLLLPTLAVADHSLRVGIYQNSPKVGLGANGKAEGIFVDVLEAIARAEGWRIEYVPGSWNEGLERLAAGEIDLMPDVAPSAERERLFDFHDEPVLSSWSQVYARPDSGIRTLLDLDGERVAVLDGSVQEAVFRQMASGFSIAVELLPVPDFFAALAAVAEGRADAVVTNRYFGMRYAPGFGLEDTAVMFSPVQLYFAMRKGSDPALLAAIDRQLVALKKDHDSAYFRSLRRWAVEAPRVVLPPWLSGAVALAVALLLAAVAWVWLLRRQVALKTDEIVRSNAEVNILAQRHTQELEQRVAERTEALARANAELLTAKQAAESADHLKSAFLATMSHELRTPLNSIIGFTGILLQGLAGPLNAEQGKQLGMVRDSARHLLALINDVLDISRIEAGELRMACDVFDPAAAVAKVVGIVRPLAEKKALALEVEVADGIGPMVGDARRVEQILLNLLGNAVKFTEQGRVRLQVDAVAGPPGPAGPAGAAAAARLRMAVSDTGIGIRPEDMVLLFQPFRQIDTALSRKHDGTGLGLAICRRLAEMMGGDITVDSRWQEGSTFTVTLPLRPSGAEKDAYA, encoded by the coding sequence ATGGAGGCTGGCGTTCTGATCCGGTCGGGGTGGGGGAGGGCGTGGCGCCGGGTGGCGCTGCTGGTGCTGCTGCTCCCGACGTTGGCGGTGGCCGACCACAGCCTGCGGGTGGGGATTTATCAGAACAGCCCGAAAGTCGGCCTGGGCGCCAACGGCAAGGCCGAAGGCATCTTCGTCGATGTGCTCGAGGCGATCGCCCGCGCCGAAGGCTGGCGCATCGAGTATGTCCCCGGTTCGTGGAACGAGGGGCTGGAGCGGCTGGCCGCGGGCGAGATCGATCTGATGCCGGATGTGGCGCCCAGCGCCGAGCGCGAACGATTGTTCGACTTTCACGATGAACCGGTGCTGTCGAGCTGGAGCCAGGTCTATGCGCGGCCGGACAGCGGCATCCGGACCTTGCTCGACCTCGACGGCGAGCGTGTCGCAGTGCTCGACGGCTCGGTGCAGGAGGCTGTTTTCCGCCAGATGGCGTCCGGTTTCAGTATCGCCGTCGAGCTGCTGCCAGTGCCCGATTTTTTCGCCGCGCTGGCCGCGGTGGCCGAAGGCCGCGCCGATGCAGTGGTAACCAACCGTTACTTCGGCATGCGCTATGCCCCCGGGTTCGGGCTCGAGGACACGGCGGTCATGTTCAGCCCGGTGCAGCTGTATTTCGCCATGAGGAAGGGGAGCGATCCGGCCCTGCTCGCGGCCATCGACCGGCAGCTGGTGGCGTTGAAGAAGGATCATGACTCGGCTTACTTCCGCTCGCTGCGGCGCTGGGCGGTGGAAGCGCCGCGCGTGGTTCTGCCGCCGTGGCTGTCCGGCGCGGTGGCGCTGGCCGTGGCGCTGCTGCTCGCGGCCGTGGCCTGGGTGTGGCTGCTGCGCCGGCAGGTGGCGCTGAAGACCGATGAAATCGTTCGCAGCAATGCCGAAGTCAACATCCTCGCACAGCGCCATACGCAGGAACTCGAACAACGGGTTGCCGAACGGACCGAGGCCCTTGCCCGCGCCAATGCCGAGCTGCTGACCGCGAAGCAGGCGGCGGAATCGGCTGATCACCTGAAATCGGCCTTCCTCGCCACCATGAGCCACGAACTGCGTACGCCGCTCAATTCGATCATCGGTTTTACCGGCATCCTGCTGCAGGGGCTGGCCGGGCCGCTCAATGCCGAGCAGGGCAAGCAGCTCGGCATGGTGCGCGACAGCGCCCGCCATCTGCTTGCGCTGATCAACGACGTGCTCGACATCTCGCGCATCGAGGCCGGTGAGCTGCGGATGGCTTGCGACGTGTTCGATCCGGCGGCGGCGGTGGCCAAGGTGGTCGGGATCGTTCGCCCGCTGGCGGAGAAGAAGGCACTCGCGCTCGAGGTCGAGGTGGCGGATGGAATCGGGCCGATGGTGGGCGATGCGCGGCGGGTCGAGCAGATCCTGCTGAACCTGCTGGGCAATGCGGTCAAGTTCACCGAGCAGGGACGGGTGCGCCTGCAGGTCGATGCCGTCGCCGGCCCGCCCGGCCCGGCCGGCCCGGCCGGCGCTGCAGCGGCGGCGAGACTGCGGATGGCGGTCAGCGACACCGGGATCGGCATCCGCCCGGAAGACATGGTGTTACTGTTTCAACCGTTCCGCCAGATTGATACGGCGCTATCGCGCAAGCATGATGGAACCGGCCTCGGTCTGGCGATCTGCCGCCGTCTGGCGGAAATGATGGGGGGCGACATCACCGTGGACAGCCGCTGGCAGGAGGGCAGCACCTTCACCGTGACCCTGCCGCTGCGACCGAGCGGCGCGGAAAAGGACGCATACGCATGA
- the moaC gene encoding cyclic pyranopterin monophosphate synthase MoaC: protein MTANTPNPLTHFDADGQAHMVDVGAKAETRRVAVASGRILMRPDTFAMIESGTAKKGDVIGIARIAAIQASKRTSELIPLCHPIPLTRVAVEFALDKAESAVHCTVTAETVGRTGVEMEALTAVNVALLTIYDMCKAVDRGMRMDGIQLLEKLGGKSGHWKA from the coding sequence ATGACCGCAAACACTCCGAACCCGCTGACCCATTTCGATGCCGACGGCCAGGCCCACATGGTCGATGTCGGCGCCAAGGCCGAGACCCGCCGCGTCGCCGTCGCCAGCGGCCGCATCCTGATGCGACCCGACACTTTCGCGATGATCGAGTCCGGCACGGCGAAGAAAGGCGACGTCATCGGTATCGCCCGCATCGCCGCGATCCAGGCCTCCAAGCGCACCAGCGAACTGATCCCGCTCTGCCATCCGATCCCGCTCACCCGGGTCGCGGTCGAGTTCGCGCTCGACAAAGCCGAATCCGCCGTGCACTGCACCGTCACCGCCGAGACGGTCGGCCGCACCGGCGTCGAGATGGAAGCGCTCACCGCGGTCAACGTCGCCCTCCTCACCATCTACGACATGTGCAAAGCGGTGGACCGCGGCATGCGCATGGACGGCATCCAGTTGCTGGAAAAGCTCGGCGGCAAGTCGGGGCACTGGAAAGCGTAG
- a CDS encoding response regulator, which yields MNRRILLIEDNEQNRYLAGFLLQARGWEVVHAEDGPTGLSLATEADPALILLDIQLPGMDGYAVARSLRANALLAGVPVVAVTSYAMPGDREQCLAAGCDGYIEKPIDPDSFVFEVERFLGADS from the coding sequence ATGAACCGGCGCATCCTGCTGATCGAAGACAACGAACAGAACCGCTACCTCGCCGGCTTCCTGCTCCAGGCGCGGGGTTGGGAGGTCGTCCATGCCGAAGATGGTCCGACCGGCCTGAGCCTCGCCACCGAGGCCGATCCGGCGCTGATCCTGCTCGACATCCAGCTGCCGGGGATGGATGGCTACGCCGTGGCGCGGAGCTTGCGGGCCAATGCGCTGCTGGCCGGCGTGCCGGTGGTGGCGGTGACGTCCTACGCGATGCCGGGTGACCGTGAGCAGTGCCTGGCGGCAGGCTGCGACGGTTATATCGAAAAACCGATCGATCCGGACAGCTTCGTGTTCGAAGTGGAACGTTTCCTGGGGGCGGACTCATGA
- a CDS encoding M48 family metalloprotease: protein MMRRPLALLLSLVLAFPVHALDLPDLGDVAAAELSPAAERGIGEQIIREIRQDAAYLDDPEIEEYVGRLGHRLATASGSLAQDFEFFVVRDATLNAFALPGGYIGVHTGLLLAAQSESELASVLGHEIAHVTQRHIAQIVGKQSQSAMLMVASLLVAVLAARSNSQVSEAAIAAGQAGAIQSQLGYTRAFEREADRVGLETLEAAGFDVRGMPGFFERLQRAIRVYENNAPAYLRTHPLTTERIADMENRVASTRYRQVPDSPGFAYARAKLRAGNGSATDAVRELEDQVARHAQDPALAYGLARALLRAGRAEEAAQRLETARTLAEPSPWLETLAGEIRLARGEGAAAIRGLEAARERFPDSRSLIYALAEARIVGGEPAQAERELRQTVARRSDDARLWRLLSRAHAALGQRTAQHRAQAELYLLQGSLPAAIEQLEIARRAGDGDFYAQSAVDARLRELQQRLREERRERLR from the coding sequence ATGATGCGCCGACCTCTTGCCCTGCTCCTCAGCCTCGTGCTGGCCTTCCCCGTCCACGCCCTCGATCTGCCCGATCTCGGCGACGTCGCCGCCGCCGAGCTGTCGCCCGCCGCCGAGCGCGGCATCGGCGAGCAGATCATCCGCGAGATCCGGCAGGACGCGGCCTATCTGGACGATCCCGAGATCGAAGAGTATGTCGGCCGGCTCGGCCACCGCCTGGCGACGGCCAGCGGCAGCCTGGCGCAGGACTTCGAGTTTTTCGTCGTGCGCGACGCCACGCTCAACGCCTTCGCCCTGCCCGGAGGCTACATCGGCGTCCATACCGGCCTGCTGCTGGCGGCGCAGAGCGAATCGGAACTGGCTTCGGTGCTCGGCCACGAGATCGCCCACGTCACCCAGCGCCATATTGCCCAGATCGTCGGCAAGCAGAGCCAGTCGGCGATGCTGATGGTGGCTTCGCTGCTGGTGGCGGTGCTCGCCGCGCGCAGCAATTCCCAGGTGAGCGAGGCCGCGATCGCCGCCGGCCAGGCCGGGGCGATCCAGTCCCAGCTCGGCTATACCCGCGCCTTCGAACGCGAAGCCGACCGCGTCGGCCTGGAAACGCTGGAGGCCGCCGGCTTCGACGTGCGTGGCATGCCGGGCTTTTTCGAGCGCCTGCAGCGGGCGATCCGGGTGTACGAGAACAACGCGCCGGCCTATCTGCGCACCCACCCGCTGACCACCGAGCGTATCGCCGACATGGAGAACCGCGTGGCCTCGACGCGTTACCGGCAGGTGCCCGATTCGCCCGGGTTCGCCTACGCGCGCGCCAAGCTGCGCGCCGGCAACGGCTCCGCCACGGATGCGGTGCGCGAACTCGAAGACCAGGTCGCGCGCCATGCGCAGGACCCCGCACTGGCCTACGGGCTGGCGCGCGCGCTGTTGCGCGCGGGGCGGGCGGAAGAGGCGGCGCAGCGCCTGGAGACGGCACGCACCCTCGCCGAGCCCTCGCCCTGGCTGGAGACGCTCGCGGGCGAAATCCGCCTGGCGCGCGGAGAGGGCGCTGCCGCGATCCGCGGGCTGGAGGCGGCGCGCGAGCGCTTTCCCGATAGCCGCAGCCTGATCTATGCGCTCGCCGAAGCGCGTATCGTGGGCGGCGAACCGGCGCAGGCCGAGCGCGAACTGCGTCAGACGGTCGCCCGCCGCAGCGACGATGCGCGGCTGTGGCGCTTGCTGTCGCGCGCCCACGCGGCCCTGGGGCAGCGCACCGCGCAGCACCGGGCGCAGGCCGAGCTCTATCTGCTGCAAGGCAGCCTGCCGGCGGCGATCGAGCAGCTCGAAATCGCCCGCCGCGCCGGTGACGGTGATTTTTATGCGCAGTCGGCGGTCGATGCGCGCCTGCGCGAACTGCAGCAGCGCCTGCGCGAAGAGCGCCGCGAGCGCCTGCGCTGA
- a CDS encoding two-component system response regulator gives MKHILVVDDREENRYVLRVLMQGHGFTVSEAEHGVDALEQARTRKPDLAVSDLLMPTMDGYTLLREWKADPVLRTVPFIVYTATYTGPKDEKLARDMGADAFIIKPAEPEELVREVQAVLAQAVAGRLSAHPPQAAETVMLKDYNAVLVAKLEERTAELEAHVAELDRARHQILRLNRLYRALSETNQAIIHTADPATLYETLCRIAVDRGGLAMAWIGLLDADSGALTPVGRYGALPPWVERLAPLSGRGELRIPAEIALGEGRAYLCNDLLADPALAAIHDDLRAKGLAAAAAFPLVADGRMLGSMALFSGEKGFFDFELTELVREMADDVAFAIDHFGREARRRRAEEASRLMGRAVEASVNGIALTDPQQPGNPLVYVNPAFERITGYAAGEVMGLDPCFLIGADHDQLGIGEIEAAIAEGTEAAVVLRAHRKDGSLFWSELSVAPVRDADGRLTHFVCVINDVTERKIYEETLERQYNEDALTGLASRNLLRDRCGQGLAFSRQRQRVMALMMIDLDHFKRVNDSLGHDAGDVLLRTVAQRITSVLRERDTVARLGGDEFVVLLADLEDAGSVPLVADKILRVFDTPVKVGEREIDVTASLGISVYPQDGEDYDTLLRNAETAMYGAKQAGRNAFRFYTADMNAEALKKLELEAQLRRALARGDLVLHYQPICEAAGGRVVGVEALLRCRDDGGRLMPPGEFIPLAEETGLIMVLGEWALLTACRQACRWQQAGWTLRVAVNLSTRQFRDAQLAERVRQCLAGSGLPAALLKLEITESSVMEDAERAAQTLAELKALGVAISVDDFGTGYSSLAYLRRFPIDQLKIDRSFVSEVTHHPDSASIVRGIIDLAHSLRLKTVAEGVETEEEQIFLREAGCDLVQGYLHARPMEAEALERWLATREAGGEDGTG, from the coding sequence ATGAAACACATCCTGGTCGTCGACGACAGGGAAGAAAACCGCTACGTGCTGCGGGTGCTGATGCAAGGGCATGGCTTTACCGTCAGCGAAGCGGAACATGGCGTGGACGCCCTCGAGCAGGCGCGCACGCGCAAACCCGATCTGGCGGTGAGCGACCTGCTGATGCCGACGATGGATGGGTACACCCTGTTGCGCGAGTGGAAGGCCGACCCGGTCCTGCGCACCGTCCCGTTCATCGTCTATACCGCGACCTATACCGGGCCGAAGGACGAGAAGCTGGCGCGCGACATGGGAGCTGACGCCTTCATCATCAAACCGGCCGAGCCCGAGGAACTGGTCCGGGAGGTGCAAGCCGTGCTGGCGCAGGCGGTGGCCGGCCGCCTGTCCGCGCACCCGCCGCAGGCTGCGGAAACGGTGATGCTGAAGGACTACAACGCGGTGCTCGTCGCCAAGCTCGAGGAGCGCACCGCCGAGCTCGAGGCCCATGTCGCCGAGCTTGACCGCGCCCGTCACCAGATCCTGCGCTTGAACCGGCTGTATCGGGCGCTCAGCGAAACCAACCAGGCGATCATCCACACTGCCGACCCCGCGACGCTGTACGAGACCTTGTGCCGGATCGCCGTCGACCGCGGCGGCCTGGCGATGGCCTGGATCGGCCTGCTCGATGCCGACAGCGGGGCGCTGACGCCGGTGGGACGCTACGGCGCGCTCCCGCCCTGGGTGGAACGCCTGGCGCCGCTGTCCGGGCGCGGCGAGTTGCGCATTCCGGCGGAAATCGCGCTCGGCGAAGGGCGTGCCTACCTGTGCAACGACCTGCTCGCCGATCCCGCCCTGGCCGCCATCCACGATGACTTGAGGGCGAAGGGACTGGCCGCGGCAGCGGCCTTCCCGCTCGTCGCCGACGGCCGGATGCTCGGCAGCATGGCGCTGTTTTCGGGTGAAAAAGGGTTTTTCGACTTCGAACTGACCGAGCTCGTGCGGGAAATGGCCGACGATGTCGCCTTCGCGATCGACCACTTCGGGCGGGAGGCACGGCGGCGGCGCGCCGAGGAGGCTTCGCGCCTGATGGGGCGCGCCGTCGAGGCTTCGGTAAACGGCATCGCGCTCACCGATCCGCAGCAGCCGGGCAACCCGCTGGTCTATGTGAACCCGGCGTTCGAGCGCATCACCGGCTATGCCGCGGGCGAAGTGATGGGGCTCGATCCGTGCTTCCTGATCGGGGCCGACCACGACCAGCTCGGGATCGGCGAGATCGAAGCCGCGATCGCGGAGGGCACCGAGGCGGCCGTGGTGCTGCGTGCACACCGCAAGGATGGCAGCCTGTTCTGGAGCGAGCTGAGCGTCGCGCCGGTGCGCGATGCCGATGGCCGGCTCACCCATTTCGTCTGCGTCATCAACGACGTCACTGAACGCAAGATCTACGAAGAGACGCTCGAGCGCCAGTACAACGAAGATGCATTGACCGGGCTTGCCAGCCGCAACCTGCTGCGCGACCGCTGCGGCCAGGGGCTCGCTTTTTCACGCCAGCGTCAACGAGTGATGGCGCTGATGATGATCGATCTCGATCACTTCAAGCGCGTCAACGACAGTCTGGGGCACGACGCTGGCGATGTCCTGCTGCGAACGGTGGCGCAGCGGATCACGTCCGTCCTGCGCGAGCGCGACACGGTGGCGCGGCTGGGCGGCGACGAATTCGTCGTGTTGCTCGCCGACCTCGAGGACGCGGGCAGCGTGCCGCTGGTTGCGGACAAGATCCTGCGCGTCTTCGATACCCCGGTGAAGGTCGGCGAGCGCGAGATCGACGTTACCGCGAGCCTCGGGATCAGCGTCTATCCGCAGGATGGCGAGGACTACGACACCTTGCTGCGCAATGCCGAGACGGCGATGTACGGCGCCAAGCAGGCGGGGCGGAACGCCTTCCGTTTCTATACCGCGGACATGAACGCGGAAGCGCTGAAGAAGCTCGAGCTCGAAGCGCAACTGCGGCGTGCGCTGGCCCGCGGCGACCTGGTGCTGCACTACCAGCCGATCTGCGAAGCGGCGGGCGGGCGGGTGGTCGGCGTCGAGGCGCTGCTGCGCTGTCGCGACGATGGCGGGCGGCTGATGCCGCCGGGCGAATTCATTCCGCTCGCCGAGGAAACCGGGCTGATCATGGTGCTCGGCGAATGGGCGCTGCTCACCGCCTGCCGCCAGGCGTGCCGCTGGCAGCAGGCCGGATGGACGCTGCGCGTGGCGGTGAATCTGTCTACGCGCCAGTTCCGCGATGCGCAGCTGGCCGAACGGGTGCGCCAATGCCTTGCCGGCAGCGGCCTGCCGGCGGCGCTGCTGAAGCTCGAGATCACGGAGAGCTCGGTGATGGAGGATGCCGAGCGTGCGGCGCAGACCCTGGCCGAGCTGAAGGCGCTGGGCGTGGCGATTTCGGTCGATGATTTCGGTACCGGTTATTCCTCCCTGGCCTATTTGCGGCGCTTCCCGATCGATCAGCTGAAGATCGACCGTTCCTTCGTCAGCGAGGTGACCCACCATCCGGACAGCGCCTCGATCGTACGCGGCATCATCGACCTCGCCCACAGCCTGCGCCTGAAAACGGTGGCCGAGGGGGTCGAAACCGAGGAAGAGCAGATCTTCCTGCGCGAGGCCGGATGCGATCTGGTGCAGGGCTACCTCCACGCCCGGCCGATGGAAGCCGAAGCGCTCGAACGCTGGCTCGCCACCCGCGAGGCGGGCGGCGAGGACGGCACCGGCTAG